A stretch of Triticum aestivum cultivar Chinese Spring chromosome 1D, IWGSC CS RefSeq v2.1, whole genome shotgun sequence DNA encodes these proteins:
- the LOC123168327 gene encoding uncharacterized protein, with product MGRTTRALFDQGEASGCAGGSGSCTMEEAVRQLIEEGIAAAAASAGGCLVVALIGGAVRLLQSINERRGISLSMEHRLVDFLDGIIFLSLSLLVPGQHMAQNNDWPRQANGEWLHLRHVTDGGTAAMHERYGGNGGRFT from the exons ATGGGGAGGACGACGCGGGCGTTGTTTGACCAGGGGGAGGCTAGCGGCTGTGCCGGAGGTTCAGGATCTTGCACCATGGAGGAGGCAGTGAGGCAGCTCATAGAGGAGggaatagcagcagcagcagcgtctgCGGGCGGCTGCTTAGTTGTTGCCCTTATTGGTGGTGCTGTCAGACTCCTACAATCT ATCAATGAGCGGCGAGGGATTTCGCTGAGCATGGAGCACCGGTTGGTCGATTTCCTGGATGGAATCATTTTTCTGAGTCTAAGCTTGTTGGTGCCAGGGCAACATATGGCACAAAATAATGATTGGCCAAGGCAGGCTAATGGAGAATGGTTGCATCTGAGGCACGTGACAGACGGTGGAACTGCGGCTATGCATGAGAGGTATGGGGGTAATGGAGGCAGATTCACATGA